Proteins encoded together in one Pseudoalteromonas xiamenensis window:
- a CDS encoding YeaC family protein produces the protein MNVDSLVKSITPEIFERLQYGAATGKWPDGTVLSEAQKEQTVQLVMLYQAKIAKSNEQFTINENGEMVQKSKRELQKEFSQDSEIARFSENDL, from the coding sequence ATGAATGTTGATAGTCTAGTTAAAAGTATAACCCCAGAAATATTTGAACGGTTGCAGTATGGTGCTGCGACGGGTAAGTGGCCAGATGGCACAGTTCTTTCTGAAGCGCAAAAAGAACAGACAGTCCAGTTAGTCATGCTTTATCAAGCTAAGATCGCGAAAAGTAATGAACAATTTACCATTAATGAAAATGGTGAAATGGTTCAAAAATCAAAGCGCGAATTACAAAAAGAATTCAGTCAAGACAGCGAAATCGCTAGGTTTAGTGAAAATGATCTTTAA
- a CDS encoding NAD-dependent epimerase/dehydratase family protein, protein MMANILNDKPILVTGAAGFIGFHLAKALLDKGCTVVGLDNLNAYYSPELKDARLSLLSEYPNFTFKKIELNSLSELQALFDTYKFDVVVHLAAQAGVRYSIDAPMTYCDSNLVGMMHILECCRHNAIKHLLFASSSSVYGLSDTMPLTETAKTDSPVSLYAATKKANEAMAYSYAKLYGLPMTGLRFFTVYGPWGRPDMALFKFVEKMRNHQSIDVYNMGQMRRDFTYIDDVINAIVSMIPNVPDQKVPYEIFNIGSNNPKQLLDFIEEIERALGVKADKNLLPMQAGDVLDTWADVQKLKKHGHPLPNTPFADGIKAFVDWHLAYYAT, encoded by the coding sequence ATGATGGCCAATATTTTAAATGATAAACCGATACTGGTTACTGGGGCTGCCGGATTCATCGGCTTCCATCTAGCAAAAGCATTACTTGATAAAGGCTGCACTGTTGTTGGCTTAGATAACCTAAACGCCTATTATAGCCCAGAGTTAAAAGATGCACGGCTCTCACTGTTAAGTGAATATCCCAACTTCACATTCAAAAAAATAGAGCTTAATAGTCTGTCGGAGCTCCAAGCTCTTTTCGACACATATAAGTTCGACGTTGTCGTTCATCTAGCAGCACAAGCTGGCGTACGTTACTCTATTGATGCACCAATGACATACTGTGACAGTAACCTTGTTGGAATGATGCATATACTTGAGTGCTGTCGCCATAATGCAATTAAGCACCTTCTTTTTGCTTCTTCCAGCTCGGTTTATGGCCTTTCGGATACTATGCCATTAACCGAAACGGCAAAGACAGATTCACCGGTATCTCTTTATGCAGCCACAAAAAAAGCAAATGAGGCCATGGCATACAGCTATGCAAAATTGTATGGGCTACCAATGACCGGACTACGCTTTTTCACGGTATACGGGCCTTGGGGTCGCCCAGACATGGCGTTGTTCAAATTCGTAGAAAAGATGCGTAATCACCAGTCCATAGACGTGTACAATATGGGGCAAATGCGCCGTGACTTTACTTACATTGATGATGTTATCAATGCAATAGTTAGCATGATCCCTAATGTACCGGACCAAAAAGTACCCTATGAAATCTTCAACATAGGCTCTAACAATCCAAAGCAATTACTCGATTTTATTGAGGAAATAGAACGTGCATTGGGTGTCAAAGCAGACAAGAACTTGTTACCAATGCAAGCGGGCGATGTACTCGACACGTGGGCGGATGTACAAAAACTTAAAAAACATGGACATCCATTGCCAAACACACCGTTTGCCGACGGTATAAAAGCGTTTGTTGATTGGCATTTGGCATACTACGCCACATAA
- the aceK gene encoding bifunctional isocitrate dehydrogenase kinase/phosphatase, with amino-acid sequence MRAVEIAEIILAGFTKHYRIFQSITAKAPIAFGNRDWQSIQTISSMRIAQYDARVNETIELLKTKQRIQPLNECLWRTVKEAFQERLVFHPQAELAETFYNSVFCRLFHRRYFNNEFIFVVSSMKQNSTVPVEAEYRSYFPVTDGLKPTIRNIINHFGFGAPFTDLDGDIRKLVKAFIKQAPDTHHQRHQMRFDILHSPFYRNKAAYIVGRVVSLSGIQPFIIAILNTEERGIHIDALITQSSQMRVIFGFARAYFFVQTHAPSALVGFLNQLMPSKTAAELYNAIGFHKQGKTEFYREFLNQLESNVEQFIAAPGTRGMVMMVFTLPSFPYVFKVIRDQFSESKPFGRETVLARYQLVKNHDRVGRMADTIEYSNVVFPLTRFSDELLNELQSSIAGSMVIENDLLIIKHLYIERRMTPLNLFLQTCSDDDAKSVMADYGQALKEMVSANIFPGDMLLKNFGVTKHQRVIFYDYDEVQYLTEMNFREMPKQSAENYLEYSEVSSAPQDVFPEQLCTFVLPDPKLRALFLEAHPDLAGVAFWKQAQTDIRQKVMKHIYPYPQEQRFCL; translated from the coding sequence AGTGGAAATTGCGGAAATAATCTTAGCCGGGTTTACTAAACATTATCGAATTTTCCAATCAATTACAGCCAAAGCCCCAATCGCATTCGGTAACCGAGATTGGCAATCTATTCAAACGATTAGCTCGATGCGCATCGCTCAATATGATGCACGTGTAAATGAAACGATTGAACTCCTAAAAACCAAACAACGCATCCAGCCACTGAATGAGTGTCTTTGGCGTACAGTTAAAGAAGCGTTTCAAGAGCGCCTCGTTTTTCATCCACAAGCGGAGCTTGCCGAAACCTTTTATAACTCTGTTTTTTGTCGTTTGTTTCATCGCCGCTATTTCAACAATGAATTTATTTTTGTCGTATCTTCCATGAAACAAAACTCCACAGTGCCCGTTGAAGCCGAATATCGGAGTTATTTTCCTGTGACAGATGGGTTAAAGCCTACAATTCGAAACATCATCAATCATTTCGGGTTTGGCGCGCCCTTCACCGACCTTGATGGCGATATAAGGAAATTGGTCAAGGCATTTATCAAACAAGCCCCTGACACCCATCATCAACGTCATCAAATGCGCTTTGACATTTTGCACTCCCCTTTTTACCGCAATAAAGCAGCCTACATTGTTGGTCGAGTCGTCTCCTTGTCTGGTATTCAGCCGTTTATTATCGCCATTTTAAACACTGAAGAACGCGGTATACACATCGACGCGCTGATTACGCAATCCAGTCAAATGCGCGTCATTTTTGGATTTGCACGTGCTTATTTTTTTGTCCAAACACATGCTCCGTCAGCATTAGTTGGCTTTTTAAATCAACTTATGCCGAGTAAAACGGCTGCTGAATTGTACAACGCTATCGGGTTTCATAAACAAGGCAAAACAGAGTTTTATCGCGAGTTTCTAAATCAACTCGAAAGTAACGTCGAGCAGTTTATTGCCGCTCCTGGAACCAGAGGTATGGTAATGATGGTGTTTACACTCCCTTCGTTTCCCTATGTATTTAAAGTCATCAGAGACCAATTTTCTGAAAGCAAACCATTTGGACGAGAAACAGTGCTGGCTCGATATCAATTAGTTAAAAACCATGACCGTGTTGGCCGTATGGCCGATACGATTGAGTATTCGAACGTCGTCTTTCCGTTAACTCGTTTCTCGGACGAATTGCTAAACGAATTACAATCAAGTATCGCTGGGAGTATGGTAATAGAAAATGACCTGTTGATTATCAAACACCTTTACATTGAAAGACGCATGACACCGCTTAATTTGTTTCTTCAAACCTGTAGCGATGACGATGCAAAAAGCGTTATGGCTGATTATGGTCAAGCACTTAAAGAAATGGTTTCCGCAAATATTTTTCCAGGTGATATGCTGCTTAAAAACTTTGGTGTCACCAAACATCAGCGGGTAATTTTCTACGACTACGACGAAGTTCAATATTTGACAGAAATGAACTTTAGAGAGATGCCTAAGCAAAGTGCGGAAAATTATTTAGAATACAGCGAAGTTTCTTCTGCGCCTCAAGATGTCTTTCCCGAACAGCTATGTACTTTTGTTTTGCCAGACCCTAAACTAAGGGCGCTGTTTTTAGAAGCCCACCCAGATCTTGCTGGCGTCGCTTTCTGGAAGCAAGCCCAAACAGATATTCGCCAAAAGGTGATGAAACACATCTATCCCTATCCTCAAGAGCAACGTTTTTGCTTATGA
- a CDS encoding ArnT family glycosyltransferase — MFNKISEDTWVKLIFAALVLALIAGLGLRFPWPADEPRFAQIAREMLMSGQWLFPTRAGEFYPDKPPVFMWLISISYLITQHFKIAFLLPSALAGLGVAYLVYDITKRLYDKKIAITALLILIICPQFLLQAKAAQIDMVLCFFTTMGCYGLIRHYILGPSSKWLYLAFIAMAIGVMTKGVGFLPMLMLIPLALWFKNTPTRKSWKWQNWLAVVLFFVTLACWLGPMLYQVNVLQTPELIAYKNNILFKQTAERYANAWHHQEPWHYFILKVIPMMWFPALAVIVFAWKECVTLFKSQPIFKVLITWVVLVLMFFSISTGKRGVYIFPALPMFSIVAAIVWHKIERENIRLWIRRVLFGFAGLVTFLLFAIAFVIVFKSQLLEKKHGDYLPLLNDLVPFIAIMAALLVLLLVKLRKSDAFQALASITLVVWLAVGFVVWPIADSYRTPDVIMEKAQTIMPNDSELGLVRFKEQFLMFATKPITHFSYLADEKTQFQRAWQWVFAKQNRFILVSDEEPWFCFNKNNAIELGQAHRRTWYLLSHDQIESTCDTPDTMKTYQFVPNSEVVF; from the coding sequence ATGTTCAATAAAATATCTGAGGACACGTGGGTTAAACTTATTTTTGCTGCACTCGTTCTTGCGCTTATTGCCGGCCTTGGTCTTCGTTTTCCATGGCCTGCCGACGAGCCTCGTTTTGCGCAAATTGCTAGAGAAATGCTGATGTCAGGGCAATGGTTATTTCCGACGCGTGCTGGTGAGTTTTACCCAGATAAACCCCCCGTGTTCATGTGGTTAATTTCAATCTCTTACTTAATTACACAACATTTCAAAATCGCTTTTTTACTACCGTCTGCACTTGCAGGCCTTGGTGTAGCCTACCTCGTTTACGACATTACTAAACGTCTTTATGATAAAAAAATCGCTATCACGGCCCTGCTGATACTGATCATCTGCCCACAATTCTTATTACAAGCAAAAGCCGCTCAAATCGATATGGTTTTGTGTTTCTTCACAACCATGGGTTGCTATGGATTGATTAGGCACTATATTCTAGGTCCAAGTAGCAAATGGCTTTATCTCGCGTTTATTGCCATGGCGATTGGTGTCATGACCAAAGGCGTTGGATTTTTACCAATGTTGATGCTTATTCCACTTGCGTTGTGGTTCAAAAATACCCCGACTCGAAAAAGCTGGAAATGGCAGAATTGGTTAGCCGTTGTTCTCTTTTTTGTAACATTGGCTTGTTGGTTGGGACCGATGTTGTACCAAGTTAATGTGCTACAGACACCCGAACTCATCGCGTATAAAAACAATATACTTTTTAAACAAACGGCTGAACGCTATGCGAACGCCTGGCATCACCAAGAGCCTTGGCACTATTTTATCTTAAAAGTCATCCCGATGATGTGGTTTCCCGCGCTGGCGGTTATCGTATTCGCTTGGAAGGAATGTGTTACCTTATTCAAGTCGCAACCTATTTTCAAAGTCCTTATTACATGGGTTGTACTTGTACTTATGTTTTTCTCAATTAGTACTGGTAAGCGTGGTGTGTATATTTTCCCTGCACTACCGATGTTTTCTATCGTCGCGGCCATTGTTTGGCACAAGATTGAAAGAGAAAATATTCGTCTCTGGATTAGACGCGTTTTATTTGGTTTTGCAGGTCTCGTTACCTTTTTGCTCTTTGCTATCGCGTTCGTAATCGTCTTTAAATCGCAACTTCTTGAAAAGAAACATGGCGACTACTTGCCATTATTAAACGATTTAGTTCCTTTTATCGCCATAATGGCTGCACTTCTCGTGTTGCTCTTAGTTAAACTTAGAAAGTCAGATGCATTTCAGGCACTCGCCAGCATTACACTGGTTGTTTGGCTTGCGGTTGGATTCGTCGTATGGCCTATCGCGGATAGTTACCGAACGCCTGACGTTATTATGGAAAAAGCCCAGACCATTATGCCAAATGACAGCGAACTCGGTTTAGTTCGATTCAAAGAACAGTTTTTAATGTTCGCAACAAAACCGATTACTCATTTCAGTTACCTTGCCGATGAAAAAACACAGTTTCAACGCGCGTGGCAATGGGTATTTGCAAAGCAGAATCGGTTTATTCTTGTATCTGATGAAGAACCTTGGTTTTGTTTCAATAAAAACAATGCGATAGAACTGGGTCAAGCACACCGAAGGACATGGTATTTATTATCACACGATCAAATTGAATCGACTTGCGACACACCGGACACGATGAAGACCTATCAGTTTGTTCCAAATTCAGAAGTGGTATTTTAA
- a CDS encoding alanine/glycine:cation symporter family protein produces the protein MDAFGRFLDHLDGLLGGAAWFPYVLLGVGLFFTIYLKFPQIRYFRHAIRVVSGKYDKKGHEGDTTHFQALSTALSGTVGTGNIGGVALAISIGGPAALFWMWMTAFFGMTTKFVEVTLSHKYRVKTDDGSMAGGPMYYMDRRLNMKWLAILFAIATVISSFGTGSLPQINNIAQGMEATFGIAPMATGAVLSVLLALVILGGIKRIAAITSRVVPLMAAIYIIGALGVILYNFDNIVPSFLSVFTDAFTGSAAAGGFLGASFAYAFNRGVNRGLFSNEAGQGSAPIAHASAKADEPVSEGMVSILEPFIDTIIICTLTGLVILSSGVWTEKFETHFERSSMVIVKGNYNEQNEQDRQSLYNYLNGKPSDVTPYSGDINVIQGKAVNKDFTIIHSRSVGEDIRFGITERHVYTGVVSIKDGLPTDPSISIKGKSLVHSAELTTKAFQRGFFGDSGQYIVSIGLLLFAFSTAIAWSYYGDRAMIYLLGSRSVMPYRVFYVAGFFWASFADTTLVWKLAAVAIVVMTLPNLFGIVLLRKEMKEAIDDYWVKFKKDNES, from the coding sequence GTGGACGCATTCGGTCGTTTTTTGGATCATTTAGATGGTCTTTTGGGGGGAGCAGCTTGGTTTCCATACGTATTATTGGGTGTAGGTTTATTTTTTACTATCTACCTTAAATTCCCACAGATCCGATACTTTAGACATGCCATCCGTGTGGTATCGGGTAAGTACGACAAAAAAGGTCACGAAGGTGACACTACGCATTTCCAAGCTCTATCAACCGCTCTATCAGGTACTGTCGGGACAGGAAACATCGGTGGTGTTGCACTCGCCATTTCAATCGGTGGTCCGGCTGCACTGTTTTGGATGTGGATGACCGCGTTTTTTGGTATGACGACGAAGTTTGTTGAGGTAACGCTTTCGCATAAATACCGTGTAAAGACAGACGATGGTTCTATGGCGGGTGGTCCTATGTATTACATGGATAGACGCTTAAACATGAAATGGTTGGCTATTTTATTTGCGATCGCGACAGTTATTTCTTCGTTTGGTACAGGCAGCTTGCCGCAAATCAATAACATTGCTCAAGGTATGGAAGCCACGTTTGGCATTGCGCCAATGGCAACCGGTGCAGTACTTTCTGTGCTTCTTGCACTTGTGATTCTCGGTGGTATTAAGCGTATAGCGGCGATTACGTCTCGTGTTGTTCCGCTGATGGCAGCAATATATATTATTGGTGCGCTTGGCGTGATTCTATATAACTTCGACAATATTGTGCCGTCATTTTTATCGGTGTTTACCGACGCGTTTACAGGCTCTGCTGCTGCTGGTGGTTTCCTGGGTGCTTCTTTCGCTTACGCATTTAACCGCGGTGTTAACCGTGGATTGTTTTCTAATGAAGCAGGCCAAGGTTCTGCACCTATTGCGCATGCGTCAGCCAAGGCCGATGAGCCAGTATCCGAAGGTATGGTGTCTATTTTAGAACCTTTCATCGATACCATTATTATCTGTACCCTAACAGGATTAGTTATTCTATCGTCTGGTGTCTGGACTGAAAAATTCGAAACGCACTTTGAGCGTTCGTCTATGGTGATCGTTAAGGGCAATTATAATGAACAAAACGAGCAAGACCGCCAGTCACTTTATAACTACCTAAATGGAAAACCGAGTGATGTTACACCTTACTCAGGTGACATCAATGTCATCCAAGGCAAAGCAGTAAATAAAGATTTTACGATCATTCATTCTCGTTCTGTGGGTGAGGACATTCGTTTCGGTATTACAGAGCGCCACGTTTATACGGGTGTGGTGTCGATTAAGGATGGTTTACCAACAGATCCGAGTATCAGCATTAAAGGGAAATCACTTGTCCATTCAGCGGAATTGACCACCAAAGCGTTTCAACGTGGTTTCTTTGGTGATAGTGGACAGTACATCGTTTCGATAGGTCTGCTTTTATTTGCATTTTCAACAGCTATCGCATGGTCGTACTATGGTGACCGCGCCATGATTTATCTTCTAGGTAGCCGTTCTGTAATGCCATACCGTGTATTTTATGTTGCAGGTTTTTTCTGGGCATCTTTTGCGGATACAACGCTAGTTTGGAAACTTGCTGCCGTTGCTATTGTGGTCATGACATTGCCTAACTTGTTCGGCATCGTACTGCTACGCAAAGAGATGAAAGAAGCCATCGATGATTACTGGGTCAAATTCAAAAAAGACAATGAGTCTTAA
- a CDS encoding DUF349 domain-containing protein, whose amino-acid sequence MIFKHLFTPKWKHPKLQVRVEALSKLNVEKDSAILTTMAKEDTAPEIRRQALAKLNSLGLWWHAFKQDQALKDVAEQQIATAVINDNLDTLLREEYIEKHAPNKLLEKLALTDNDNTLRLKLLKRLSDSSLIEKAFKESEEALQNDLLQLIEQHQLLKSALKHAKGTVKTKIESRLSELKLAEEMPERVQQETKLVLAKLNHLREKNDWASVNEEFDSLVAQWSAVEMQWLSEVQQEELATKYASITEKTVRHLARLREVFDVEQARIKAQQAKAEFELNVNARFEELKQRMNAILQDLDDNAVDTLAKEMLSLQGDIDSSDYRSEPRIEEKTKALIVFKEKLATLPTIAQNAKQAKLALDALAKVEPPLNVEQLDSQLADFDALCRTAKDAIKTVPREFQTGLQKTFKSIVQAFSQAHEVLSNEQRDKQQTARKKAFDTKRLIENGRFNVAFGVFKGFLSEYEGLTAYHQTPLNTLKEELTEKLQDLQDWQKYATEPKRESILSELAQLAEQTTVEPAQRAKQVKALRLRWNECGPILNDETKALAERFEQQIERAFEPCRSYFAEQEAQRKQNEESRLSIINALEVLAQSAAVDSDLKALESGLQSLKQQWKEAGKVDQDTYLKLSQQFKSGQDAIWLMIKSHYEANTAKKEALLASANEELENEDVSAACEHLKDLQQQWQLIGFAGAKNEHRLWQAFRAVNDAVFAKRQEEIKERRAEQSLLLDSLRSELEQLNKAAEEAKGLKEINDILNQVNSLSVPKVLRNDQNELRQVLAAKLETVQAGKRQADLDALFDGLEKGQLPEQWKKNIVSSLSSDELLIRLEILSDVESPEMLKDERVKVQIAMLEEKLSGSDINTQDILKGFINSCPLPVEREKLTRLKRCMGV is encoded by the coding sequence ATGATCTTTAAACATTTATTTACACCAAAATGGAAACATCCGAAGCTTCAGGTACGTGTAGAAGCTTTAAGTAAGCTCAACGTTGAAAAAGACTCCGCTATTTTAACGACAATGGCAAAAGAAGATACCGCGCCTGAAATTCGTCGCCAAGCACTTGCTAAGTTAAATAGCTTAGGCCTTTGGTGGCACGCGTTCAAACAAGACCAGGCACTAAAAGACGTAGCTGAGCAACAAATTGCTACCGCGGTCATAAACGACAATTTAGATACGCTGCTTCGTGAAGAATACATCGAAAAGCACGCACCGAATAAGTTATTGGAAAAGCTCGCATTGACAGACAACGACAACACGTTACGTCTAAAGTTGCTGAAACGTCTTAGTGATAGCTCGCTTATCGAAAAAGCGTTCAAAGAAAGTGAAGAAGCGCTTCAAAATGACTTACTTCAATTAATTGAGCAACACCAACTTTTAAAAAGTGCTTTAAAGCATGCTAAAGGTACAGTTAAGACGAAAATTGAGTCACGTTTATCTGAACTCAAATTAGCAGAGGAAATGCCGGAAAGGGTTCAACAAGAGACTAAGTTGGTCTTAGCGAAACTCAACCATCTTCGTGAAAAGAACGACTGGGCGTCAGTGAATGAGGAATTCGATTCGCTTGTTGCGCAGTGGTCTGCAGTCGAGATGCAATGGTTATCGGAAGTTCAACAAGAAGAACTTGCTACAAAATATGCGTCGATTACTGAAAAAACAGTGCGTCATTTAGCGCGGCTACGCGAAGTATTTGATGTCGAACAAGCGAGAATCAAAGCTCAACAGGCTAAAGCAGAGTTTGAATTAAACGTAAATGCTCGCTTTGAAGAGTTAAAGCAACGTATGAATGCCATTTTGCAAGATCTTGATGATAACGCAGTGGATACCTTGGCTAAGGAAATGCTTTCACTTCAAGGTGATATTGATTCAAGTGATTACCGTTCAGAACCACGTATCGAAGAGAAAACGAAAGCGCTTATCGTGTTTAAAGAAAAGCTGGCTACTTTACCCACAATAGCCCAAAACGCGAAACAGGCTAAGTTGGCTTTAGACGCGTTAGCTAAAGTGGAACCTCCGCTTAACGTTGAGCAGTTAGATTCCCAACTCGCTGATTTTGATGCATTATGCCGTACGGCAAAAGACGCGATTAAAACGGTGCCAAGGGAATTTCAAACAGGCTTGCAAAAAACGTTTAAATCAATCGTGCAAGCGTTTAGTCAAGCTCATGAAGTATTATCTAATGAGCAAAGAGACAAGCAGCAAACTGCGCGTAAAAAAGCATTTGATACTAAGAGATTAATTGAAAACGGCCGCTTTAATGTTGCTTTTGGCGTATTCAAAGGTTTCCTTTCAGAGTATGAAGGTTTAACCGCTTATCACCAAACACCACTTAATACGCTAAAAGAAGAGCTCACAGAAAAATTACAAGATCTGCAAGATTGGCAAAAATATGCAACAGAGCCAAAACGTGAGTCTATCTTGAGTGAGTTAGCGCAACTAGCTGAACAAACAACGGTTGAACCGGCACAACGTGCAAAGCAAGTAAAAGCGTTACGCTTGCGATGGAATGAATGCGGTCCAATTCTAAATGACGAAACCAAGGCATTGGCAGAACGTTTTGAGCAGCAGATAGAGCGAGCATTCGAGCCATGCAGAAGTTATTTTGCAGAGCAAGAAGCACAGCGTAAGCAAAATGAAGAGAGTCGCTTAAGCATTATAAACGCACTGGAGGTTTTAGCACAAAGCGCAGCGGTTGACTCAGATTTGAAAGCATTGGAAAGTGGACTTCAGTCATTAAAACAGCAGTGGAAAGAAGCTGGTAAAGTTGACCAAGATACCTATCTCAAGCTTTCACAGCAGTTTAAGTCTGGCCAAGATGCGATTTGGTTAATGATAAAATCGCATTATGAAGCGAACACGGCGAAAAAAGAAGCGCTGTTGGCGAGTGCAAACGAAGAACTTGAAAATGAGGATGTGTCAGCGGCCTGTGAGCATTTAAAAGATCTTCAGCAACAATGGCAATTAATTGGTTTCGCAGGAGCTAAGAATGAACATCGTTTGTGGCAAGCTTTCAGAGCAGTCAATGATGCGGTTTTCGCTAAACGTCAGGAAGAAATCAAAGAAAGACGCGCAGAGCAAAGTCTATTATTGGATTCACTTCGCAGCGAATTAGAGCAATTGAATAAAGCCGCTGAAGAAGCAAAAGGCCTCAAAGAAATTAATGATATTTTGAACCAAGTAAATTCATTAAGCGTTCCTAAAGTACTTAGAAATGACCAAAATGAACTTCGTCAGGTGCTTGCTGCTAAGCTGGAGACAGTTCAAGCTGGTAAACGACAAGCCGATCTAGACGCGCTTTTTGACGGCTTAGAAAAGGGTCAATTACCAGAGCAGTGGAAGAAAAATATTGTGTCTTCACTGAGTTCAGATGAATTGCTCATTCGACTTGAAATCTTAAGTGATGTTGAATCACCTGAAATGCTGAAAGATGAGCGAGTAAAAGTACAAATCGCGATGCTTGAAGAAAAACTCTCGGGCAGTGATATCAATACCCAAGATATTTTGAAGGGCTTTATTAACAGTTGCCCGCTACCTGTTGAGCGTGAAAAGCTTACAAGGTTAAAGCGTTGTATGGGCGTGTGA
- a CDS encoding LysR family transcriptional regulator, with product MNISKIDLNLLVYLDTLLRECNVTRAANQLSITQPAMSNGLKRLRNLFNDPILVRTSEGMVPTERALELQPVIRGILMTLEETLAPNREFSPSQSKRVFRIMASDYAASTLAPKLLTKLHEEAPDTTLDILTPSDVTFHDVENGKVDMAINRFENLPQSFHHKRIWKDSFCCLVKADNPIIHQFSLEAYLNARHIWVSKTGFGVGVGMDPADVQKLGWVDEALAHFGKHRNIATFTRNYHVAIHLAKEQNLVATLPSKAANIYKDDPNLAIVEPPFPIPPFELDMIWSPLLHRDASHIWLRQKIAEVADELK from the coding sequence GTGAACATCAGTAAAATCGATCTCAATCTACTTGTTTACTTAGATACATTATTAAGAGAATGCAACGTAACGCGAGCTGCGAATCAGCTTAGTATTACGCAACCAGCAATGAGTAATGGTCTTAAACGACTCCGTAATTTATTTAATGACCCTATTTTAGTCCGCACTTCTGAAGGCATGGTACCGACAGAACGCGCGCTTGAACTTCAGCCCGTGATCCGCGGGATATTAATGACGCTGGAAGAAACACTCGCGCCAAACAGAGAGTTTTCGCCATCACAGAGTAAGCGTGTCTTTAGGATTATGGCGAGTGATTATGCGGCGAGTACACTTGCACCAAAATTACTCACTAAATTGCATGAAGAGGCTCCAGATACAACGCTTGATATCTTAACGCCAAGCGACGTTACGTTTCACGATGTTGAAAATGGCAAAGTGGACATGGCCATCAACCGCTTCGAAAACCTGCCGCAATCTTTTCATCACAAACGAATTTGGAAAGACAGCTTTTGTTGTCTGGTAAAAGCTGACAACCCGATTATTCATCAATTTAGTTTGGAAGCGTATTTAAATGCTAGGCACATCTGGGTAAGTAAAACAGGCTTTGGTGTCGGTGTTGGTATGGACCCTGCCGATGTGCAAAAATTGGGCTGGGTTGATGAGGCTCTTGCGCATTTTGGTAAGCATCGCAATATTGCGACATTCACTCGAAATTACCACGTGGCGATTCATCTTGCAAAAGAGCAAAATTTAGTTGCAACCTTGCCGTCTAAGGCCGCTAACATTTACAAAGATGATCCAAATCTTGCCATCGTGGAACCGCCGTTTCCCATTCCTCCATTCGAGCTCGATATGATTTGGAGCCCATTATTACATAGAGACGCAAGCCACATCTGGTTGAGGCAAAAAATTGCGGAAGTTGCTGACGAGTTAAAATAG
- a CDS encoding glycosyltransferase family 2 protein yields the protein MTNLETPSNDFEVSVLIPAKNEAENIPSLVTEIHQSLHLYVTFEVVLVNDGSTDETARVFTETCESLNVPAQLISTEHSVGQSTALYIAGHNARAKWLVTIDGDGQNDPADIPNMVSEANSLQGSTDFCIAGYRHKRKDTSWKRFQSRIANRVRNWFLNDGVPDTGCGLKLIPKSTWVKLPYFNHMHRYLPALIKRIGGDIRVVPVAHRDRTAGVSKYTAWNRVWVGIVDMFAVKWLIARTKHPVIKQHTHINAEQKNNAA from the coding sequence ATGACCAATTTAGAAACCCCCTCTAATGACTTTGAGGTTTCTGTTTTAATCCCGGCAAAGAATGAAGCCGAAAATATCCCTTCTCTCGTTACCGAAATCCACCAAAGTTTGCATCTTTACGTTACCTTCGAAGTGGTTCTGGTTAATGACGGTAGTACCGATGAAACAGCACGAGTATTTACTGAAACTTGCGAGTCTTTGAACGTACCAGCTCAATTGATTTCAACTGAGCATAGTGTAGGTCAGTCTACCGCGTTGTATATTGCAGGCCATAATGCGAGAGCAAAATGGCTCGTGACAATCGATGGTGATGGCCAAAATGACCCCGCAGATATTCCAAATATGGTGTCTGAAGCAAATTCACTTCAGGGTAGTACGGATTTCTGTATCGCGGGGTATCGCCATAAACGAAAAGATACATCATGGAAACGTTTTCAATCACGAATCGCAAACCGAGTTCGAAATTGGTTTTTGAATGACGGCGTTCCAGACACAGGCTGTGGACTCAAACTTATCCCTAAGTCAACATGGGTGAAACTTCCCTACTTCAATCACATGCACCGTTATTTGCCTGCATTAATTAAACGTATTGGCGGTGATATTCGCGTCGTTCCTGTCGCACATCGAGACCGCACTGCGGGTGTTTCGAAATATACTGCTTGGAACCGCGTTTGGGTTGGTATTGTTGATATGTTTGCTGTTAAATGGCTCATAGCGAGAACCAAACACCCCGTTATAAAACAACATACTCATATCAATGCAGAGCAAAAGAATAATGCTGCTTAA